In Antechinus flavipes isolate AdamAnt ecotype Samford, QLD, Australia chromosome 6, AdamAnt_v2, whole genome shotgun sequence, the sequence ACTAACTAACCCTAATTCTCTAATACTGTTTCTATTTAATTCCTTTTATACtagtgaaatgatttttaaaattcacaagcTTTTAGGATATTTAAGGGGAGGGGTGCAGTAGTCCTTGGGACACAGCTGATACTAGACCTCAAACTTGAACTAGGCTTATGTAGGATTGTGCTAAAGCATTCTAATATGTTATCACAAGAACAAACAACGGCAATGATAGTGTTGTGTAACATTGTTTGAATGCTCTTCTGATGAGGTTGGGAATAGGGGAGGAAGATACTTTTAGTATTATAGAAATGGGAGCAGGATAAAGTTGCTTAGGAATATGAAATGCTTTAGAAGAGTAGATATTTGACTCTGCAAATGAGAGCACTTCATCAAATCTTTACAGCTGGTAAGATATTTAAACTAGTTTTCTTTTCCTAAGTTATTCCACCATCTCCAGAAAGTCACAATTGAGGGAGTTTCTTAAAGGAACATCTCCCTGTAATATCTACCCTTTTTAGCAGAAAAGTGTCAATTTAGGGAAAGACTCCAgttaattatatttcaatgtcTATGACATTATATAGCTTCTTACATTTTCAGTAAAAGATATAGTTTCATCAGTATCCTTACTACCAGATTTTCCCTGTGTAATGCAGAGAAATGATCTTGGGATTTGGAATCAAattatctggattcaaatcccaagtCAATCattgacattcaataaaatactGTACCTCTGTGAACCTTTCTCCTTATCTCTATAAAAAGGATTTGCAGATTCCTGCCTTCTTCCTTTATCTGCCATAAAGGCAGCCAAGAGGAATTGAAAGAGTACCAGATGTGCAGGATGAGACCTTATTTAAATTGTATTAGCTCATTATATATTCCTAGGCAAATTAGTTATCTTTTCTGagcctctttcctcatctttaaaataaaggaaactaGGTTAGAGTGATTTCTGAAGTCTAACTCCTATGATCCATTGATGAAATGGAATCCTAGATGGATATAtacacaataatttttaaaatttttctcagtAACACCCCTGATTACCAACCTTAGAGATCTTAAGTAATAATGGATGATTCCCTAGATTTTATTCTAATTATATTGCAGATATACCATAAATGatccaagcctctcattttatagatgtaaaaaGTGAATCCCAGGGAACTTAAGTTATTTCCCTGAGATTAAACAGATTTTAACAGGTTACAACAGAACCAGAATCCAAACCCAGATTCATTGACCCCAAATTTTGTGTTCTCTGTAATAGATGGATTTATCTGGATGTACAATATTTCATGAGATCATTTCCAGCCTTATCTCTCAACATAagcagtttctttttctcttatggaATATTCTAAAATAATCCTGTATTTACCAACCCAGTGGTTACCTTGGCTAGTCCTTCCTCAGTTctataaaaattcaaaacaaaatattgataaTCAGCTCTAGTCATACCTTCTTGCTTTTCCAACATTATTAAATGGTCACTcagcaagaatttatttattatgaagtaggtctctgtctctctttccgtCTGCCTTTCTGTGTCCCtttgtcactctctgtctctctgtgtgtgtctctctcacatgcacacacagagatataccccccacacacacacacaccccaagagTATTTAACGTtcattcacagaatcacaaaattatagAATTGGAATGAGCCTTGAAACTTACAtaataatacagaattagttccaaaaagaagaaattcctcaagtcacataattaattaattgtcaGTACACTGCATTGCTCTCTCTAAATGTAGTAACAAATATTGTAGCaatctcagttttgtcatcaAATCTCATCATCTCCTTTGTTAGGCATTAACACTcttgattttttctctcttttttttcctttttctaatcattcCAGACAATTATCCTAATCTAATGTCCCTGACGtcatatttaatgattttttatatcttttaagttaattttcattttaaatttttagaaataggTTTTCCAAGGATAAATTAtaacttttcaaaattttatacAGAGTATTTCATAGTATATAGATAAAAGCAGCTGCTACTCTATTAATGATACCTTTTTCCAAAGCAAACTTAATCCTTTATCAGTCACATAATGTACTTCTTattaagaaatgaaggaaggccCATGTATTCCTTGAAACATTGAATGTCCACACCttcctgaaaaaaagaagaaaactgactCTTAATCTTTCCAGCCTGTAAAATATAGAAGCATTTATATCTGCATCTGAGAAATTGGATTTGCTCCCTGAAGAATATATCTCAAATGTACCAAGAAATCTCGTGAATTTATTGCATGCTGCATAATCTCTGGAGATATGGCAGAATCAGGAATCAGCTACTTGTATATTTTCCCTAAATTATCTGTGATTTGGGAATTGCTGGCATTACAACCAAACTTGGCACAGAGGCTTGGTTTAAAAACTTTGTTCTTGTACAATCAcatcattcttattttaaagcCATGTCATTGTTTAAACTGTAGATTTTGAAATTACATTGCAGAAGAACTTTGTTAGGAACAACCAGGAACCAAATATTGACATTGACATAGATACGAAAGGCCTGTCCACTTCTATGCTTTTCTGTCACCTTAGCtgatctgaaaggtgtgaggtagtacctcagagttattttaatctgcatttctctagtcaatactgatttagagaattttttcatatgactataaatggctttaatttcattatctgaaaattgtctgttcatatcctttgatcatttatcaattggagaatgactcgcattcttttgaatttgacacagttctttatatattttagaaatgtgacctttatcagaaatactgattgtaaagatttttcccccagctttacatttcccttttaattgtgtttctgtttgttttgtttccacaaaacctttttaatttaatgtaatcaaatttgttcattttgcctttcataatattctctagtttttctttggtcataacttcctcccttctctaaataTCTGATAGATAAAATATCCCTTTTTATGTTAAtttgtgagttcttattccagaaactgctgtttggggatttatcaaatgtTAAGTTGCTTTGACTATTGTGTTGTATGATTTtagtctattccattgatccaccattctgattactgctactttataatataatttagatttggtactgataagccactatcctttgtattttttcattaatttcattaatgttgttccagatgaagtttgtttttattttttctacttctattaaataatgttttggcaatttGGTTGCTATGGCAATTTAGGCAGACttatcacttttattatattagcttggcctagccataaataattgatatttttccaattatttagatctgattttatttgtgtgagaaatattttgtaattgtgttcatatagttctttggtttgtcttggcaggtagaaccccaagtattttatttcatctacaataattttaaatggaatttctctttctatctcttcttgatggactttgttagtaatatatacaaatgctgatgatttgtataagtttattttatatactgcaactttgttaaagctgtgaattgtttccagtagggttttggatggttttctaggattctctaagtatatcatcataccatctacaaagagtgataggttgatttcctcattgcctattctaatttctttttattttcttactgctaaagcaaacatttctagtacaatactgaataatagtggtgatgatgggcatccttgttttatcCCTGATATTATTGAGAATGcatccagtttctctccattacaaacaAAATTTGCtttaggttttagatagatactacttattattttaacaaCATCTCCCTTCATCCTTatgttctttagtgtttttaataggaattggtgttgttttttttttcaaaagttttttctgcatctattgagattatcatatgatatattttatgtcaatatttttcctgatattgaacaggcgctacattcctggtataaatcctactttgtcataGTGTCTTATCTttctgataagttgctgtaatctctttgataataatttatataaaatttttgccccaatattcattagggagattggtctgaatgttctttctctattttggtcctttctggtttagatatcagtgccATAGAAGAAAattgtgtcatagaagaaaattggcagtactccttctttactaatttttccaaatagtttgcatagtatttgaattaattgttctttaaatgtttggtagaattcacttgtgaatcagtctggctctggagattttttcttagagagttcatcaatgatttattcaatttctttttctaaaatgagactaagtatttttttccttttctgttaaactagacaatttatacttttgaaaatattcatgCATCTCAATTAGACTTTCAGACTTGCTGATATAGAATTAGGCAAAATGCCTcctaataattactttaatttttttcccattggtaCTAAATCCatagctttcatttttgttgctgGTGATTTTGgtgttgttctttcctttttctgatcaaattaccCAATGGTTTATTTTGTTAGAtgttttataaaaccaacttttagttttgtttattagttcaatagttttcttagtttctattctattaatctctcctttgagtttcaaaatttctaatttgctattcaattgggagtttttaatttgttctttttctagctttttagtcacatttcttttgatctttttttctctatttaatttatgtagctatttagagatataaaaattcccctaaaaactgctttggctgcatgccataggttttggtatgttatgTAAGTATTGTCATgtttttgaatgaaattatggattattgtttctatgatttgttgtttgacccattcattctttaaaattagattatttgattctgaattaatttttagtctttctttattaaataaaattttattgcattgtgttcGGAAAAGGaagcttttattatatattatttctgcctttttgcatttgattgtgaggtttttgtgcCTTAATTCATGGTTAACTTTTATGTAGGTGTCATGTACTGCTGAGATAAAGCATTCCTTTCTgatctattcaattttctccagaggtctagcATGGATTTTCTAAGGTCTTATTAATCTCCCAGTTTCTTGtatattttgtggttagatttgtctgattctgagagggaaagtttGAGATTCCCCACTAAAATTGTtgtgttgtctatttcttcctataactgatttaaaatcttctctaggaatttgcctccTCTATCATTTCATGCATgcacatttagtattgttatgACTTCactatttatggtaccctttgtCAAcatgtactttccctccttatttcttttagttaagatctatttttatttttgctttatctgaaatcaaaattgctacccctgcttcttcttcttctttttttttttactttggctgAAACATACTAAATTAtcttccagccttttaccttcattctctatgtgtttctctgtgtcaaatgtttttcttgtaaaaaacatgttataggattctgttttttaatcacaCTGctgtttgtttccattttaagggagagttcatcccattcacattaatagTTATATTTACCAGCTTGGAATTCttcccatcctattttctcctctgtgtacatttttgttctctctttccactgtcCTTAGTCAcgtgttgttgtttttattgttttttaaccACCCTTTTCTTAGTAGTGTTTATTTTTTCACTCACTACCTTTTATTCTGTCAACCATCCACTCTTTCACTTACCTTTTTCCCTAGTGGTTCTGCCCTCGATTCTATCctgcccttcccttttcttttcttttttctattcctacttctttatagtgTTAGATAAATTTAGATAAACACATTTCCTATCAACTGCTAATCTTTTAGGGACAACTGAGATCAAAAAGATTTTTGTAATGAAGCAAGATTCTATATGTTTCTGGTATGCTGTCTAGAGAAAGACCTAAAGTTTCAACTACCCTGCCATCTCTTTGTTGAATTCTTTGGTTGCTGCATACAGATTTTATTCTTTTAGTATTAGCAGAACTTTAATGTTCTATGGCCCTCTTAACAGTGTAACTGCAGCaagattcatttttcttgatGAAATAATAAATCTTAAATTCGACTattttgatcatttctttctgATAAAGTGCAGTCATCTTGGAACTTTGCAAAATATAAATTAGTGGATTATTGATACTCCACACTTACAATTTACTCTATACACATACTCCAAACTTGACCACCCACTGCAAACTCAACGTATAAATAGGGGCAGATAGTTTAATGTATCTCAAATTTCTATGGGCAAATCTAACTTGTTTCAAAGAGGCAATTCAATTGAGGCAATGAGATTTGACCCACCCTAAATAAGAATGCATCTGGAATACTTGAAGGCTACTTTCCCATAATATTCAAAACTaagtattcatctttttttttattactttaatgAATCAATACACATACTCATGCATCAGGCTTGTGATAGAAGCTAGAATATAAAAAGAGAACAACAAATGATGCAAATGCCTGTCCCATTAAACTCAGTGAATCGAATTAGTTTCCTCTCAACTCTTAATCCTGGCTCTGTGAGATGACTATTCAAAAAAGAGAGTATGTTCTTGAGGGAAGTGAAGatgttttgtctatttttttatatCTCCCAGGATCTATCTAGTATTGTCCTTTTCTCAAACTGGTCATTTAatgaatatagtttttttttttcccctattccctCAACTTCCAGCAATGAAATAGTAGCAGTGATATCCCAAGGATTCAAGGGTCCTttcttattcattaaaaaaagaactctgcACTTTATTGTAAGAATGACATTTCAACTTTCTTTTCAATATACaagtatgtaaaaataataattcaccaCGTAATGCTATCTTAAGGAATCCAAAATAGTCAGTACTAAAatagtttggttttgtttgtttgtttgtttgatgagACAATATGGTATAAGAGAGTtggataaggaaaaaagagatagcTGGTTCAGTATACAATAACCTGCATTCTAGTCTTTCTTCATACATATATTGAGTGTTCACAAATACATCCCTTAACATCTCACTGATGCCAAGGAATTCTCTACCACACTAATTGGTAAATGTCCTGATGATCATTTGCAATGACAATTTCCTCATTAAGAGTTCTTTAAGCCAATACAAttagaggtctttttttttctagtggtaTACAGGATAAGGTATTGACCAGGAATTGGGAAGATTTGAGTAGACATGCTGCTTCAGACTTTTATAAGCTATATGACTATGTGCAAGTCTCTAAAATTCCTAAAACTTTAGTCTGCTAATGATAAAATTGCAGAGATTTATAAAATGTTCACAGGGTTAAAATGAGGTTAAATAATGttgatatatgtaaatttatataaaaaataaaattgaagatgAAATGTGTGCTTTGGTCAGAAAAGTTCTCATgagacacacacaaataaatagaaagactcagagagagacaaaaacagagacagaaaaagaagttCTGCTTAACAAAACAAAGTTGATGAGGTCCTGAGAGGTCCTTGTTACATTTTGTCTTCTTGAATATACACCAAAAAAATCTCATTCAATAATACTTGGtctgattaaattaaaaaataaacctttttttgaGAGACAGCTGTATAACAGTGAAGAGAAGCGCAGGTGTGATTGAAACAGGGAATTATTTAGTCTGTAATTTACTTTTGATTATTCTCTTCAGAGCATTCTTAACATCTTTGTTTCTCAGGCTATAAATCAAGGGATTTAACATAGGACTCACAAAAACATAGAAAACTGCTACAATTTTCCCTTGTTCTACAGATGTTTCTGAGGGAGGTCTTAGATGCATGCAAAAAAGAGTCCCATAAAAGATAGTGACAGCTGTCATATGAGAACCACAGGTAGAGAAAGCTTTACGCTGGCCCTCAGTAGATCGGATGCGTAGGATAGCTGTGAAGATAAACAtgtaagagataagaatgatTGCCAGAGAGCAGGTGAGATTGAAACCAGCAACTATAAACATGGCATTTTCTTTGATATAGGTATCTGAGCAGGAGAGGACCATAAGGGGTGGGTCAGCGCAGTAAAAGTGGTTAATCTCATTGGGGCCACAGAAGGATAGACGGAGCATCAGGATGGTTTGTATCAGGCCATTGACAAAGCCATAGATATAAGTTGCTGTGACCAGGGAGATGCAGATGTTCTTGGACATTTTGCTACTATAGAGCAGTGGATTACAGATAGCCACATAACGGTCATAGGCCATAACTGTGAGCATATAATAATCTGTTATCACCAAGGcaatgaaaaaatgaaactgTATGAGACAACCAACATAGGAAATGGTTTTTCTTTGTGATAGAAAATTGACCAACATCTGAGGTGTGACATTGGTGGAATAGCAAAGATCCACAAATGACAAGTGACTGAGGAAAAAGTACATGGGAGTTTGAAGTTTGGGATCAGTCCTGATCAATGAAATCATGCCCACATTCCCACATACAATGAGAAGGTAGacaattaaaaatattacaaagagaATAGGCTGCAACTCTGGGTGATCAGTCAGTCCCAGGAGAATGAATTCGGTCACCATGGTATAATTTATCTCTGACATTTTGTTCGATGCCtaagaagataaaaagggaagataaatatGAACTTTTGGCATTAGATATCATATTTTCCATTCATATCACCTCTATACTTTGTTCTTCCTCTGTACTTTCTTAGATATGGCCCATAGAGAATTGGAAAAGCAAGCATTTCCTGTATTCAGAAGTGTACTTATGTGTATTTGTTAGGAAAATTCTTTTATCtataaattattgaaaattaatttatacCAATATGCCATAGGTTTTTCATCTCATATCACTTCTCTCttcaacttcttttcttttcactctcttcttCACTCCCTACATTCTGATTTCCAAGCATATAGTTCAACCAAACTTGTTCTCTCTATAGTTGCCAATCATTACTCAATTGGTAAATCCAAAGACCTTTTTTCTGTCCTCATTTCCCTTAACTTCTCTGTGAATTTTTCTTGagaattctttgccattacactTTCACAGTTCTCCTTCTTCTCTAATTATCGCTATATTTTGTCCAGGTCCATATTTGCCATTATGGGTATTCTGAAGGCTTTTATCCTGGTCTCTATTCTCCAAATTATATTTGATTTGGTAACATCATAAAATTCCCATGGATTCTATTGTTATTCCTTATGCTAATTGTTGTCAAATCTACTTAACCACTCCTAACCTCTCTTCTGTTACTCCTGCATTTCCAAACTGAGTATTGGACATTTCAGATTGATCATATTAAACCCAACTTGTCTAAAACTTACCTTATTATCTTTCCTCTGAAACACTCTGATGTACCAAACTTCCCTAATGCTATTGAGGATATCACCATACTGCAGGTCAGTTAGGCTTATAGCTTACATGTCACCTGTTGCCAACTGCCCTTGATTTAAACTCTGTAACATCTTTCATGTTTGCTCTCTTTTCTATTCTGACACTGCCACCCCGATGGAGATCTTCATTGTCACATCAATGGGTTAGTTCAATAGGTCTCTGGTTGATCTTgttgtctcaagtctctccccactagAGTTTATTTTCCACTCACCTGTCAAATGCATCTTCTTAAATTCAGGTCAGCTTTGTCACTCTTCCTAACCCATTCAGTAAATTTCAGTAATTTCCTTTATCtctaaaactaaatataaaatcctctctttggcattcaaaTCCCTTCATAACCAATTCctctcttacctttccagtcttcttctcCCTATCTATCCACACAATTTGCAATGCAACTGCACTGGTTTTCTTCTTCTTAGACCAAGACACAGCATCTTGATTCCCCATATTTTTACATCCTGTGCTTTGTGTTTGGAATGACCACTGTCTTCATTTCTTCTATATATGAaggaatatatctatatctatatctaaaggAAATTTTCAATTCTAAAGGCCCTAGAAATTAAAGctaatgctttccctctgtttaccttcaatttatttttatctgtcaTTCATAGTTGTTTGCAGGTTGTATCCCCCATTAGAACTGCTTGAGAACTTCTTGAGGGGAAGaactgtctttttttgtttgtttgtttccccagTGTTTAagatagtacctggcacataataactGAGTGTTAGATTATTTGTTGTTATCTTAAGTGCCACTTTCCTGACTTTTATTATCTCCACACTTGGATTTGTCTCCCTGATCACTTCTGCCTTCAAAATAAAGATTCCTGCTACGGATCTTTCCTGATCTTAGTTCTAATTGCTCCTGGTGTCCACAAATTTGCTTTGTTTCACCTTTctctatattttgtatatatgtataaatagataaatagatatagatagatagatagacagacagacagaaagatgtCTTCTAGTAGAATATATATGTTCCTTAAGAGTTGGGAttgttcaatttctgttttactaCAGAGTCTGAAAATTGTCATATTtcagtaaatgctttttgaattgaagTTGCTTACCTTAGCCTTCATttcaactacctcattttacatacaagacaaatttccacagttatgaaatgAATTATCAAGCATCCTATATCTAATTCgtgacaaaaatattgaaaatgctCTTCTGCTAAGAGTCAAACCTTTCACCCCCTTTATTCTAGGTTGAAATggaattttgtaaaaaaaaataataatataggatAGTAATTCACATGTTTATAGCACTTTAATCTTATTATAGTGGTTTCTCCATAACTTTTGACTATCATTAATAACAAGAGTATTAGAATCAGTACTTTGCAAATGAAATTTCATACATTTAATAACTATCCTAAAGACACACAGCTAATATAGGACTGATGGAAATTGAAATGCAAGTCTTCTTCTAGGACACTTCCCATTACacactgattaattttttttatatacatcCACATCACCAAGATTTTCCTCCTCActttatattctataattcttATATGAAACTAAAGCAAATGAAATCTGAAAACAGAACTGTATGTGATTTACTCTGAATTTCAGAGCCCACAAAATTTCCAAACCTACctgtgaaagaagagagaactcTCCAAGAAGACAGAAACACAGTGCAACTGATTTATGTTTTTGACACCCTAATAACTTTGTGACTGAATCCCTGGGGCTCAATTAGCCTCTCCTCCATGAAGATATGTCAGGGAGATTGCTTAGTTCTTAATATTCACAAGAGGAAACAACATtgattttcctaatgaatagAAACTCTGAtggtagtttgtttgtttgtttgtttagctatTAACCAGTGGCCCATAAATGAGTCAATTTTTCTTGGATGATGCAACAGAGGTTCTAAAAATtaggaataatgataaaaactAACTTCCATggtttttgtgagaataaaataatatttgtaagacatTTAACATGGTGTCTAGAACATAATTGGCATTATATAAATGGTTGCAGTGGTTATCCTGTtatatgaaaacagaaaatagtaTATTGTTGTATTGATTACATATGACAGTTATATTGGGAAttgaaagaaattgaaatcaaattACTCAAGGTAATGATGGATAATGGGATTgaagattgagaaagaaaacatagaatatGTTTAAGAGGGATGAAGCattagagagataaaatgataGGAGATTATGTTGTGTTACATGATGTAACTATTCCCTGGGCATGGCTGAATTGAAGTAGAGTGGGATATAAGAACACTAAAAAACTTAGAGGTTAATATATTTCATTGAACATCAATAACAATGTTGAAGTTCCCTAATGTAAAAATAGAAgttggaaaggagaggaggaaaatgaattaggtactgaactccttgagaaatcaATTAGTTAAATAATTgctcaacaagcattcattaagcattttatatttaccaAATTTTTTGGTAAACATGAGGGTACCCAAAAATCCagaaaaatgcatatatacacacacactcacacacacacacatacacac encodes:
- the LOC127540725 gene encoding olfactory receptor 1030-like, with product MSEINYTMVTEFILLGLTDHPELQPILFVIFLIVYLLIVCGNVGMISLIRTDPKLQTPMYFFLSHLSFVDLCYSTNVTPQMLVNFLSQRKTISYVGCLIQFHFFIALVITDYYMLTVMAYDRYVAICNPLLYSSKMSKNICISLVTATYIYGFVNGLIQTILMLRLSFCGPNEINHFYCADPPLMVLSCSDTYIKENAMFIVAGFNLTCSLAIILISYMFIFTAILRIRSTEGQRKAFSTCGSHMTAVTIFYGTLFCMHLRPPSETSVEQGKIVAVFYVFVSPMLNPLIYSLRNKDVKNALKRIIKSKLQTK